The following are encoded together in the Marispirochaeta aestuarii genome:
- a CDS encoding permease has product MGMTTGLYVVTLAVLGISFCKDREKTFMALKKAWKAFENIMPQFLGVLILTGIMIAVLNPRLISRIIGVESGWAGTVLAALVGALTLIPGFVAFPTASLLLENGAGYMQIAAFVSALMMVGVVTFPVEISYFGRKATVLRNLFAFIFTFLVAGIIAWVHAW; this is encoded by the coding sequence ATGGGAATGACTACAGGCCTCTATGTCGTAACACTGGCAGTGCTGGGCATATCTTTTTGTAAAGACAGAGAAAAGACGTTCATGGCCTTGAAAAAAGCCTGGAAGGCCTTTGAGAACATCATGCCCCAGTTTCTGGGAGTTCTCATACTTACCGGGATTATGATTGCCGTGCTGAACCCGCGCCTTATATCCCGGATTATAGGGGTCGAGTCCGGCTGGGCCGGTACTGTACTGGCGGCACTGGTGGGAGCCTTGACCCTGATTCCCGGTTTTGTGGCTTTTCCTACTGCTTCCCTGCTTCTTGAGAACGGGGCCGGTTATATGCAGATTGCCGCCTTTGTCTCGGCCCTGATGATGGTGGGGGTCGTTACCTTTCCTGTGGAGATAAGCTATTTCGGAAGAAAAGCCACGGTACTCCGCAACCTTTTCGCCTTCATTTTTACCTTTCTCGTTGCCGGAATAATAGCCTGGGTGCATGCATGGTAA
- a CDS encoding permease, with the protein MVKRLVRRYRFFLTMLVLLMLLCAFNSGMARRAVEVSVFSVREMLLILPPIFILLGMLDVWVPRHTMVRFMGKESGIKGVVLAVLIGSAAAGPLYGAFPVAAVFLKKGASFKNIFIFLGAWSTTKIPMFLFELEALGAPFALTRMIVNIPGIIIIAHVLTAFLNNHDRLEIVRRVEIMNREQPKG; encoded by the coding sequence ATGGTAAAGCGACTTGTCAGACGCTACCGTTTTTTTCTTACCATGCTTGTTTTGCTGATGCTGCTGTGTGCTTTTAACAGCGGTATGGCCCGCAGGGCGGTTGAGGTAAGCGTTTTCAGTGTGCGGGAGATGCTGCTTATACTACCACCCATCTTTATACTCCTTGGAATGCTCGATGTATGGGTGCCCCGGCACACCATGGTACGCTTTATGGGAAAGGAGTCAGGAATAAAGGGCGTAGTGCTTGCCGTGCTCATCGGGTCGGCGGCAGCAGGACCGCTGTACGGTGCTTTTCCGGTGGCAGCGGTTTTCCTGAAAAAAGGAGCCAGTTTTAAGAATATATTCATATTTCTCGGCGCCTGGTCGACGACCAAAATCCCCATGTTTCTTTTTGAACTGGAGGCCCTCGGCGCACCCTTCGCCCTGACCCGTATGATTGTGAACATTCCCGGAATCATAATAATCGCCCATGTGCTGACCGCGTTTCTGAACAATCATGACCGACTGGAGATTGTCCGCCGGGTGGAGATAATGAACAGGGAGCAGCCGAAGGGGTAA